The genomic stretch gattaaagctcagtaatagtccagctaaagacaataaagaagcacttgctaggaggcaacccagccattaacaaagcttatttgttaattaaatgataattttacgggttcatattaattatcttcaaggtaaagtAGCAATTGCATGAGTTCACAGAGAGTTAcgaaggattcagaggataaaacagcaaaaaaaagCTTACTAGTGCGAAAATGCCAGTAAAAtctattttgggcgttaaacgcccaaaagaagcatctactaggcgtttaacaccagtagggatagccatttgggcgttaaacgccagaatggataccattctgggcgtttaacgccatatttgcagcatcctgggcgttcagaaaaacgcccagtgataaaggattttctggcgtttaacgccagccagaagctacagctgggcgttaaacgcccaggagaagctacaacatgcagcagttgggcgtttaactccaggattGTGGGGAGAACGTAACTTCAttttcacttcaaattttttccattttttatgtttcaattcataatttcttgcataaacatgttacaaactctcatctttcaacttcaattttgaaaattttttaatcctaaacatatttcttaatttttcttcaatatcatttcaaacctttttcaaaactcatttatctttttgaattcttttcaaatctttttaaattcttctcaattctttttaaactcatcatatcttcttttcaaaattcatatttatctttttcaaatatctttcatatcttttcaattttaaattacatctttttcctatcatacttatcttttacaaatcatatcttctatcctatctttttcaaaaattttcgaaaacccacccccttTCCCTTTAAATCTGCGTTCGGCCTCCCTCCTCTCCTCCACAATTCGAACTTGGCTCTCCATCTATCcatctcctttcctttcttttgcttgaggataagcaaacctctaagtttggtgtgtttatccgtgatcactaagctaatacccactaagatcatggctcctaaggaaaaacaaactactccaagaggcaagaaagagaatattctaaaaccactttggaatcaagggaagttcttaaccaaagaacattcagaccattactacaaaataatgggtctaatgTCAGTGATctcggaagttaaattcgatctgaaagaagacgaatatccagcgatccaagagcaaattcaaaacaggagttgggaaatcctagctaatcctaaaacaaaggtggaaagaaacatggttcaagaattctactctaatctgtggcaaacagacaggcagagaatagctGGAACCACCTTCTATGACTTTCAAACTCtggtcagagggaagattgtTCACCTCCACCCTGATaaaataagagagatcttcaagctgcctcaactacaagatgtcccagactcctttaataggagaatgatgagaacaaataagaGCTTGGAcaaaattctagaggacatatgcctccctggaaccaagtggacaaccaacacaaagggtgtcccaaaccaactcaagagaggagatctcaaaccagtcgccagaggctggctggacttcattgggcgttctatactgcccactagcaaccgctctaaagtcaccatcaaaagagcagtaatgatccattgcattatgttgggaaaagaagtggaagttcatcagctgatttcttgtgaactttacacaattgcaaacaagaactccaaagatgctaaattggcttatccaagcttaatctctatgctatgtaaagatgctggggtaaagatgggagtaaatgagtatatctcagttgagcaaccaatcaccaaaaagtcaatggaaggacaacaagtgcaagacgaccccatcaagaggaaagcacaggagttcctcccggaaatccctcaaattgaatactgggagtgtcttgaagcatctgttaccaagttgcaagaagctacggaccaactaaaggaagaacagcaaaatcaaaatagcatgctttgcaaactgcatggggaacaagaagagcaagggcgtgaactgaaggaactgaagcgtcagaagctatctcttgaagggccaagcaccccacagactaaaggagcatccacctcccaaaataaaggttgttgagtcctaatcttagtcttaactctgtgataattgttcttattaggaatttaccttagaagttatatatgagtagcagtaattagtatctttattttgattttatctccaattaagctataatttattttttttcatcatcatcaaacatgaataaaatagcaaatttttagaataaggaggtaatattttttcgagtttttaataagaaaaattcaaattatttatatgtggtggcaatactttttgtcttctgaatgaatgcctgaacaatgcataattttgatagtggagtttatgaatgttaaatctattggctcttgaaggaatgataaacaagagaaatgttattgatgatctaaaaaattatgaaattgattcttgaagcaagaaaaagcagtgaaaaacaaagcttgaaaaaaaacaaaagaaaaagaaaaagcaagcagaaaaagccaatagccccttaaaccaaaaggcaagggaaaaaaggatccaaggctttgagcatcaatggaaaggagggcctaaaagaataaaatcctggcctaagcggctaaatcaagctgtccctaaccatgtgcttgtgtcataaAGGTCCAGGTGaagagcttgagactgaatggttaaagtcatgatccaaagcaaaagagtgtgccaaagaaatctggacacctctaacagGGGACTTTagtaaagctgagtcacaatctgaaaaggttcacccagttatgtgtctgtggcatttgtgtatctggtggtaatactggaaaacaaaatacttagggtcacagccaagacttataagtaactgtgttcaagaattaacatactaAAATAGGAGAACCAATAACATTATCtaaattttgagttcctatggatgccaatcattctgaatttcaaaggataaagtgagatgccaaaactgttcggaaggaaaaagctactagtcccgctcatctaattaaaatctgagcttcacttagaactctgagatattattgcttatTGATTTctctttattctattttatttatctagttgcttggggacaagcaacaacttaagtttggtgttgtgatgagcagatattgtATATGCTTTTtaggggtaatttcatatagtttttagtatgttttagttagtttttagtatatttttattagttttaggcaaaattcatatttttggactttactaagagtttttctgtttttctgtgatttcaattattttctggctgaaattgaaggatctgagcaaaaatctgattcaggctgaaaaaggactgctaatgttgttggattctgaccttcttgcactcggaatggattttctggagctgcagaagtccaattggcacgctctcaattacattgaaaagtagatatccagggctttccagcaatatataatagtccatactttgctttaagataaatgacgtaaactggcatttgacgccaattccatgttctattctggcgttaagcgccaaaaacaggttgcaagttggagttaaacgcccaaaacaggttacaacctggcgtttaactccagaaatagactatgcacgtgtaaagctcaaagctcagccccagcacacaccaagtgggccccagaagtggatttctgcactatctatctcagtttactcatttttttgtaaacctaggttactagtttagtatttaaacaacttttagagatttattttgtacctcatgacatttttagatctgaactttgtactttttgacgacatgagtctctaaactccattgttgggggtgaggagctctgctgtgtctcgatagattaatgcaattatttctgttttctattcaaacacgcttgtttctatccaagatattcattcgcacttcaatatgacgaatgtgatgatccgtgacactcatcatcattctcaacctatgaacgcgtgcctgacaaccaccccgttctaccttagattgaatgagtatctcttagatcccttaatcagagtcttcgtggtataagctagaatctattggcagcattcttgagaatccggaaagtctaaaccttgtctgtggtattctgagtaagattcagggattggatgactgtgacgagcttcaaactcacaagggttgggcgtagtgatagacacaaaaggatcgatggatcctattccaacatgagtgagaaccgacagatgattagccgtgcggtgacagcgcacctggaccattttcactgagaggacggatggtagcaattgacaacggtgacccaccaaacatacagcttgccatgggagggaacttgcgtgcgtgaagacgaagataggaagaaagcagagattcagaagataaagcatctccaaaactccaacatattctccattactgcataacaagtatttatttcatgctcttttgtTCATTTACAAgtcaactaataattataattgatatcctgactaagagttacaagataaccagaACTTGCTTCaagctaacaatctccgtgggatcgacccttactcacgtaaagtattacttagacgacccagtgcacttgctggttagttgtgagaagttgtgaagaattgtgatttccaatttcgtgcaccacatctcttgaaatttcaaaatttgttgTGCAAGGGAGTGCAGTTATTGGGTTAATGACTCAGTTTGTTCAGGAGGGTATGACTCAGTGGACACTATCTTAATCTCTCCTTTCATTGGAGTCTCATTAGATGAGTACAGATGCTAATTGTTGGCAACTATGTTAATGAGCTCGTGAGCTTCCTCAATTGTCTTTTTCATGGGATTGAACCACCAGCAGAATGGTCTAAGGACATCTTAGCCATATCTGTGAGTCtgtaatagaagatgtctaactttacccattctgaaaacatttcagtaGGGCATTTCCGTAGCATCATCTTGTGTCTCACCTAAGCATCATAAaaggattcattatctccttatTTGAATCCTTGAATGTCCAGTCTTAGCTGGGTCAGCTTCTTTAGGGGAAAGTATTGATTCAAGAACTTATCCACCAACTTATTCCATGTGTTCAAGCTTGATTTGGATTGATTATCCAACCACCTCTTTCCTTAGCCTTTCACAGCAAATGaaaagagcaacaacttgtagaTATCATGGTCTACTCCATCAGTGTACACTGTGTCAGTATATTACAAGAATTCAACAAGGAATTCTATAGGCTTTTCTTGAGGAAGTCCCTGaaactggcagttttgctgcactagAGTGATTAACTGTGGGTTGAGCTCAAAATGAGCTACTCCAATAGGAGGTATACTAATGCTActtccatagaagtcaggagtggGACCTGTATAGGATCCCAAAGTTCTTCTTAGTTGTGTCTCTGCCTCTAGATCTATAGTGCACTCTTCTTGTTCCTGCATATAGAAACAAGAGATAAACAAAAGTGGGAGTCTTTATGTCAGAGTATAGAGAGCTCCCAGCGAGATACCCAAGaaaaaacaagaattaaatattttttggtataaattcgaaaataaataaggaaaatagaaaagaaataattaggaatttaaaaaattaaaagaaaaagttaattaaggattttttaaattcaaaattgaaagaaagaaagaccaatgaaacaccaaacttaaaattaaaacaagataAAGTAAACaactaattaaaaagatttgaaaataagataaaatatttgaatttgaaaaattgaaatttaaaaagaaagagtAAAAAGAAGATcttgaaatttaaaattggaaagaaaaagtcaaacaaagaaagataagatgtgaaggatttgaaaagattttattttaaaatttgaaatttgaattttgtaaacttgaattttgaaattttgaattttcaaatttaaaaaatagaaaagatttaaaaagataagaatttaaaatttaagatttgaaagaagataagataggaaagattcaaattaaaaagatatgataaagatttgaaaagataagatttgaactttaaaattaaaattttactaacaagaaaataccacacttaaaatttctttgaaattaaaaactcaattttcgaaattttgacaaggaaaaacactaaaagacaccaaacttaaaatttttaagatcaAACCGAGAAAAATACCAAGAACAATTCGAACACAATGAAGAACACTCAAGAacacttttcaaaaatataagaaaagaacaacgcaaagagacaccaaacttaaaaattttgaaatcaaacaAGAGAAATAACAAGAAAAGTTCAAACACCAAGACGGAAAACAAagagcaattttcgaaaaactaaggaaagaaaaataaagaaacaccaaaaagacatcaaacttaaagattgacacaagattcaaacaaaggaaaaagattactaaagaaaaggttttgaaaagtttttctaaaaagaaattaagaatcATAATTAAAAGAGCATCTAAACCAtaaaaagtacctaatctaagcaacaagacagTCTGATAGTTtgtcaaactcgaacaatcccgggcaacggcaccaaaaacttggtgcacaaaactGACTCCGCAAGTTTCACACAGATAGATCGGCAAGTACAccaggtcgtccaagtaatacctcaggtgaatgagggtcgatcccacgaggatggttggtttgagcaagcaatggacaccttgtagatcttagtcaggcagatagAAAAGATTATTGTTGTTGTGAAAAACgcataaaacaaataaataaataaaattttactgGATAGGTGTAAAATAAATGGTATGAGAATGGTTGAGGCTTCGGAGATGCTTCTTCCTTCTGGATAAACTTTTCTTACCATATACTCCAACTATTGCTGATGCATTCCATGGCAGGCTATATATTACTAACGCTGGGTCAGCGGTCATTAATCTCCAACCCTCACTCACTCTCCAAAACCATTCACCACCCAACACTCACTTCACCACCCAACCCTCACTCACACACAACTAAACCCTAACCCTCACTCAAGCACACTGAAACACCTGCTCCCAACCCTCACTCACACAACCAAAACCCTAGCATCCTTTTATACATCCCTAAACTCACCATCCCTTCACCAACCCACGGCACCCATTTACTCCCCTCACTTCCCGTTGCATGGGTTGTCCCCTGCATGGAGACATCTCGGGAAGCAGTAGTCAACATGCAACCTGCGTGCTGTTGGGAGGCTGTCACATGGCCTTGAAACGTTGTGCTGCACGATTAACACGCGACCTGTGTGTTACTATGGAGTAGCCACATGGAATCACGCATCCTGTGTGTTGCTGCGATGCTACCATGTGTCGAATCCCTGCTGAGAATCTCTACTAAAGTTGTCTTGGGAATCTACACGGAATCTCAATAAAAGTAACACACAGGGTGCATGTTGAACGATAGCTCGACACGTGATAAATCTCTAGTGTGAATCTCTACTAAAGCTGCTTCAAATCTCCACTAAAAGTAACACGCAAGTTGGGTGTTGTAAGTACAATTCTGACACATCCACATTTCTGTAAAGTAATCCAAACActaatatttaacaaaaatacttttttatatctaaaataatttctattattatttgacttttttttcaataattagATAAGATTATaaactttttaatttagatgatattgtattcttaatttttatatttttatataggtatttataatattatatattatctacTATAATTGATTATTCTGCTTGAATCATAATTAAATCCGTTAAATCAGTAATTTGAGCAGGGTTCAATTTCCAAAACCTTGATAATCACACCTTCAGGTCAAATATGGTAATTAACATTAACATCTGAAGAACATAATCCGTAAAATAgcaaaaggaagaagagaagagattTGGAGTGCAGTAGACTAGTGGTAAAAGAGGCTAAAGGGAGAAGCataaaccccaaaccctaagAGCGAGCGTGAATCGGAAGAAAGGATGATGGTGCATTCGATAGTGATACAGAAGCTGCTGAGCACGAATGCACAAATGGGGCGGAGAGTGGCGGCGCATCACCTGAAGGAGTACACATATGGCATGAGGAACAAGATGGTAATCATAGATTCGGACAAAACCCTGATATGCATGAGGAGTGCCCTGAACTTCATGGGGTCCCTTGCAAGCCACAACGGTTGGTTCATGTTCATCAACACCAACTCTATTTTCGACGACATCTTCCACCTTATGACCACCCGCGTCGGCTCCTACTCCCCCCACCAACTCCCTCTAGCGCACCGGCGGCTTCCTCACTAGCAGCTACAGCCCTAAGAAGTTCTGCTCTCGCAACAAGAAGCTCGTCTTTGGCCCTACCCATCCCCCCGACTGCATCTTCATCCTCAATACCGACCCCAAGTCCTCCGTCATCAATGAGGCTCACAATCTTCACATCCCCATCATCGCCATTGTCGACTCCTCCATGCCCCTCCATTCATTCTCCCGTGTCGCTTGTCCCGTTCCCGCTAATCCTTCTGTCCAGTTTGTCTACTTGTTCTGTAACCTCCTCACCAAGACCCTCCTTCTTGAGAAAGAGAAGGGCAAGCTCAAAAAAGCAGCACCACTCCAAATTCAAGCAGGTAAGGCTGTGAAGATCGATTTGCCAAACCTCGACATAACTGTCTTCCCCTATGCCACTTTACCTCCCTTGTATCAAGGTAGGCCATCTATTTTCTCTACCGATCATCATTACTGTCTCTTGAAAATTGGAGCTCAGCGATTTTCTCGTTGCTAGTAGATATGGAAGAAACTAAGAAGCTTTTGGACAAACTTGTTGTTTTGAAGCTCGATGTTGCCAAGAGATATGGGTTTGGAAGGCCTCAAGTAAGAGTCTTCTTTTGCTGTTCCTATAATGCTCACTTCATTTAGGTATTCAAGAATTGAATAGACCTTCTTTTTAGGAGGGCTTCGTTACCTTTCTGTGTTTTTTCCCTAACATGTTTGATATCGAAATCCAAATGGCACCTTAAACCCTTGTACTCAACCCTCTCCAATAATGATATCGAAATCCAAATGGCAATTCACCTTTAGAGTATTGTCATGGGTGTCATGTTTGCTCAAAAGAAGCAATGGAACCTTGCATCCATTCTTGGAGTATAGGTCTTACAAACAAAGGTAACAGTAAATTAAAACCCTAAATAAAAGCAACAAATATGACCACCCGAGTCGACTTATTCTCCCCCTCCACCAACTCCCTCTGGCGCGCCGGTGGCTTTCTCACCAACAGCTACAACCCTAAGAAGTTTCGCTCTTGTAACAAGAAGCTCGTCTTCGGCCCCACCCAGAACGAGCACTGTTTACAATCCTTGGAAGGCTCTAGGAAGCtacaaatcaatattccttttgctgaggttttAGAGCGATGGTCTCTATCTACTGGAAGAAACCTCTCTGATGCTGCGAGAGGCGAATTAGTGATGAGGTTACAGAAGGATTACAAGATTATCAAGGTCCTTCAACCACCACTACCCTTTGACAAAGGAGGTACTTCTATGCAGAGTACAATACTGAAACCTCCTCCCTTGGTGAAAACTCATACAGTTTTTCCAAACATCAAACTTAAGTTTAGTGTTAGGCAGTCACCACCCACCAAGGAGGAAGGTCCTAATAGGAAGATGCATAGGGGATGGAGAGACAATACAACCCCTACCCTAacaagcaaggagaatcaagctgATCACACTAAAAGAAAGCTTGTTAGGAGGAATTCAAATCTGAGGGCACTCATCTTCTCCTCTTCTCCCATGGAGTCATTTCTATTAACCAACTAGAAGTAGAGGAAAAAAGTCAGCTAAccatcaagctagtgacgttaaagaagcgcttattgggaggcaacccaaccataaCTAGTTATTACTATTTTTCTTTAAGTTTATTTTCATAGTTCTTTCTTTAAGTTTGTGATCATATGTAGTAGTCAGAATAGAGACAGAGACATTCATAGATGGAAGCAGACCACCCTGGAGCAAGTACCTTATTGGTGTTGAACGCTAGACAAAGAGGCAAgagtgggcgttgaacgcccaagaaGAGTAGccaagctggcgttgaacgccaagggAGGAGGCTCTAGTGGGCGCTCAATGCTCAAAAGAAAGCAGaaagctggcattgaacgccagccaggtggtggatgaaattgtgattcatacttaaattgttgttcgaaattgattgtcccaggtaatggccccaaagacttggtgctcaataccatggtctaaacataatttcacaacttcgctcaactaaccagcaagtgtactgggtcgtccaagtaataaaccttatgtgagtaagggtcgatcccacagagattgttggtatgaagcaagctatggtcatcttgtagatctcagtcaggcagataataaatggtgagagatttttcgaatattaataataaataacataaaataaggatagaaatacttatgtagatcatcgatggaaatttcagataggcgtatgaagatgttgtgctccttctgaatctctgctttcctactgccttcatccaatcatttttactcctttccatggcaagctgtatgtagggcatcaccgttgtcaatggctacatcccatcatctcagtgaaaaaggtccaaatgttctgtcacggcacggctaatcatctgtcggttctcaatcatgttggaatagaatcccttgattcttttgcgtttgttatcatgcccaacaatcacgagtttgaagctcgtcacagtcattcaatcccggaatcctactcggaataccacagacaaggtttagacttttcggattctaatgaatgccgccatcaattctagcttataccacaaagactctgatctcacggaatgg from Arachis stenosperma cultivar V10309 chromosome 9, arast.V10309.gnm1.PFL2, whole genome shotgun sequence encodes the following:
- the LOC130950019 gene encoding LOW QUALITY PROTEIN: ribosomal protein S2, mitochondrial-like (The sequence of the model RefSeq protein was modified relative to this genomic sequence to represent the inferred CDS: inserted 2 bases in 1 codon; substituted 1 base at 1 genomic stop codon) — its product is MMVHSIVIQKLLSTNAQMGRRVAAHHLKEYTYGMRNKMVIIDSDKTLICMRSALNFMGSLASHNGWFMFINTNSIFDDIFHLMTTRVGSYSPXTNSLXRTGGFLTSSYSPKKFCSRNKKLVFGPTHPPDCIFILNTDPKSSVINEAHNLHIPIIAIVDSSMPLHSFSRVACPVPANPSVQFVYLFCNLLTKTLLLEKEKGKLKKAAPLQIQAGKAVKIDLPNLDITVFPYATLPPLYQDMEETKKLLDKLVVLKLDVAKRYGFGRPQVFKN